In a genomic window of Narcine bancroftii isolate sNarBan1 chromosome 7, sNarBan1.hap1, whole genome shotgun sequence:
- the LOC138738540 gene encoding uncharacterized protein isoform X2 encodes MGFSNPRAHAPQINQLTYNRWTFFKGGRKPTDMGRMYKLTALDSNLISEEKYINHKLTSHCTKVLERLNSQRSKGVFCDVTLIVEETSYPAHRAVLAAVSEYFQDLFSEKGSTSNKIVDLKGFSSKSFLPLLEFSYTSSLSVKPDYFAETSALARHLRIWEVVEMCATLCKLHGTGNSKAHKEEASKEEKKDFSSYEVCIDQSFTGRTQQMSDIYYRFGQLEDGPAQQRLDNFGRNVFSSRSHSPVIQGETKGPDFTFNLQELHSGHFKDKMASAYSESSIGSRGVETLENSSRKFKLLGFYDKTQSKMLVKSVSRQRCSSTNKARSDIPTTLDLKFADKSRNVYNQRKCNLEKTLVNSISSARVSKHLDHNIADPQDNSSCKGASTLRSPVKQMATEEELYSPNTSEKYKLLSVLGLQRKTSVTDGEEQASWKQKRRLRQPKVRNYSFHTATKKKRIVCAKSQLLHQDQIKTKGLADCFVVIEKILPPVQKQKQENQLNKALFALKKSEPLNSKISLSQDYTGGSSKTQMGNLKAKMEDWNRLHDKKIQQISKCNSHSANCSLTKKSQCQKNSSTSAKSVKNDKLSVTSKTQIRDSKGTEGSPLTRNTRKCASYDKSVKCPSLRGRTTAKKSICLTGHGHSERRTRQSSKSMVDCRECKLKNLDYKPSRSQNAPKSMSKTTLLKNKPMKDHLSLEGRKFRDNQKQGFDDICVVVPSKSKRKQVVNENLLNQLPAKTKVGNTRKVEEKYGEKHPVDVCRSTSGAGKEKKAATQLDRRALRNEQPNSSELRCKQTKKQKQAKSTSKDSEKHICITSSVKQQVKKKVKSTGCRSLDAVNQDYLHCIKTPVLGKRKRIPTKKIIEAGFSFGFLVSSQKKNNMKKLPVQTKSKHFDLSPSLIRNCATETKVHAKTYSEVTTSNELAAIKRQNCNSTGPSFGQRKLTCSEVSEMMKQNVVSKRRRMKPVVLYGKKLINLDIKNTLGKKGTKQPNVNAKARKKDTQLSTSQKTIKLREVVSAGSKFKDCKSLPKNLRGAAQILKKVQSNFKEMLKLTPRRKYIAVESMKTTKVSRAHRCYECSATFTNCDSLFMHRIKHTKGKRWPCLLCDKSFYCLKNIQVHLRSHREKLYRCKLCVTASKKSKSFQSKR; translated from the exons atgggttTTTCCAACCCACGAGCACATGCTCCCCAAataaaccaattaacctacaatcgttggacatttttcaaaggagggaggaaacccacagacatggggagaatgtacaagctcacagcactggattcgaacctg ATTTCAGAAGAAAAGTACATAAATCATAAATTGACTTCACACTGCACCAAAGTGCTTGAGAGATTGAACAGTCAACGATCAAAAGGAGTTTTTTGTGATGTGACTTTGATAGTGGAGGAAACATCCTATCCAGCTCACCGTGCTGTTTTGGCAGCTGTTAGTGAATACTTCCAGGATCTCTTTTCAGAGAAAGGATCCACGTCAAATAAAATTGTGGATTTAAAAG GTTTCAGTAGCAAAAGTTTTCTTCCACTTTTGGAATTTTCGTACACGTCTTCATTATCTGTGAAACCGGATTATTTTGCTGAAACATCTGCTTTGGCCAGGCATCTTAGGATTTGGGAAGTGGTTGAAATGTGTGCAACGTTATGCAAACTTCATGGAACTGGGAATAGTAAAGCACATAAAGAAGAAGCCAGCAAGGAAGAGAAAAAGGACTTCTCTTCATATGAAGTCTGTATTGATCAATCTTTCACTGGACGTACACAGCAAATGTCTGATATTTACTATCGGTTTGGCCAGTTAGAAGATGGCCCAGCACAGCAGAGACTAGATAATTTTGGTAGAAATGTGTTTTCATCAAGATCACATTCGCCAGTAATTCAAGGGGAAACAAAAGGGCCAGATTTTACTTTTAATCTTCAAGAACTGCATTCAGGACACTTTAAagacaagatggcatcagcatATTCTGAAAGCTCTATTGGTAGCCGGGGAGTGGAGACTTTGGAAAATTCGAGTAGGAAGTTTAAATTATTAGGCTTTTATGACAAAACTCAATCTAAAATGCTAGTTAAATCTGTCTCACGGCAAAGGTGTTCATCTACAAATAAAGCACGGAGTGACATTCCTACTACTTTAGATCTGAAATTTGCAGACAAGTCCAGAAATGTTTATAATCAAAGAAAGTGcaacttggagaaaaccctcgtgAACTCCATATCATCTGCAAGAGTATCAAAGCACTTGGATCATAACATTGCAGACCCTCAGGACAACTCTAGTTGTAAAGGGGCAAGCACCCTTCGGTCACCTGTCAAACAAATGGCCACTGAAGAAGAACTTTATTCTCCTAACACGAGTGAGAAATATAAACTGCTTAGTGTGCTGGGATTGCAGAGAAAAACCTCTGTTACTGATGGTGAAGAGCAGGCTAGTTGGAAACAAAAAAGGAGACTTCGACAGCCTAAAGTAAGAAATTACTCATTTCATACTgcaacaaagaaaaaaagaatagttTGTGCAAAGAGCCAACTACTGCATCAAGACCAGATTAAAACAAAAGGACTTGCTGATTGCTTTGTTGTCATTGAAAAGATTCTACCACCAGTTCagaaacaaaaacaagaaaatcaATTAAACAAAGCATTGTTTGCACTAAAGAAATCTGAACCTTTAAATAGTAAAATCAGTTTGTCTCAGGATTACACTGGAGGttcatctaaaacacaaatgggCAACCTTAAAGCTAAAATGGAAGATTGGAATCGTTTACATGACAAGAAAATCCAGCAAATAAGTAAATGTAATAGCCATTCTGCAAATTGTTCTTTAACCAAAAAGTCACAATGCCAAAAAAATTCCAGTACTTCTGCAAAAAGTGTGAAGAATGATAAGTTGTCAGTAACATCAAAAACTCAGATAAGGGACAGCAAGGGTACGGAAGGGAGTCCATTGACCAGGAACACCAGAAAATGTGCCTCCTATGACAAGTCAGTAAAATGTCCTTCCTTACGAGGAAGAACCACAGCTAAAAAGTCAATTTGCTTGACAGGTCATGGTCACAGTGAGAGAAGAACTAGGCAGTCATCCAAGTCTATGGTAGATTGTAGAGAATGTAAATTAAAGAACTTGGACTATAAGCCAAGCCGTTCTCAAAATGCGCCTAAAAGTATGTCTAAAACAACACTTCTGAAGAATAAACCAATGAAAGATCATCTGTCGTTAGAAGGGCGTAAATTTCGTGATAATCAAAAACAGGGTTTTGATGATATTTGTGTGGTGGTGCCatcaaaaagtaaaagaaaacaagtTGTGAATGAGAATCTGTTAAACCAACTGCCTGCAAAAACAAAGGTAGGTAATACTAGAAAAGTTGAGGAAAAGTATGGTGAAAAACATCCAGTTGATGTTTGCCGAAGTACCTCAGGAGCAGGTAAAGAAAAGAAGGCAGCAACTCAACTTGATCGGAGAGCATTGAGAAATGAGCAGCCAAATTCATCAGAATTGAGATGCAAACAGACAAAGAAACAAAAACAGGCAAAATCTACTTCCAAGGATTCAGAAAAGCATATTTGTATCACCTCCAGTGTAAAACAGCAAGTCAAGAAGAAAGTAAAAAGCACAGGATGCAGATCTTTAGATGCTGTAAACCAAGATTATTTGCATTGCATAAAAACTCCAGTCCTGGGTAAAAGGAAACGTATACCTACAAAGAAAATAATTGAAGCTGGTTTCTCTTTTGGATTTCTTGTATCATctcaaaaaaagaataatatgAAAAAGTTACCTGTCCAAACCAAAAGCAAACACTTTGATTTGTCTCCAAGTCTCATAAGGAACTGTGCAACTGAAACAAAGGTGCATGCAAAAACTTATTCAGAGGTAACCACTTCTAACGAGCTCGCAGCCATTAAGAGACAAAACTGTAACTCAACTGGACCTAGCTTTGGTCAGAGAAAGTTAACGTGTTCAGAAGTTTCAGAAATGATGAAACAGAATGTGGTTTCAAAAAGAAGGAGAATGAAACCTGTTGTCTTATATGGAAAGAAGTTAATAAACTTGGACATTAAGAATACACTGGGCAAAAAAGGTACAAAGCAACCTAATGTGAATGCTAAAGCTCGAAAGAAAGATACACAACTGTCTACCTCACAGAAGACAATAAAGTTGCGAGAAGTAGTCAGTGCAGGTTCAAAGTTCAAAGATTGCAAGAGTTTACCAAAG AATTTGCGGGGAGCTGCACAAATACTGAAGAAAGTGCAGTCAAATTTTaaggaaatgttaaaattgactccAAGAAGAAAATACATTGCTGTAGAAAGCATGAAAACGACCAAAGTTTCAAGAGCCCACAGATGCTATGAATGCAGTGCAACGTTTACAAATTGTGATTCTCTGTTTATGCACAGAATAAAACACACTAAGGGAAAGCGCTGGCCTTGCCTT ttGTGTGATAAATCCttctattgcctgaagaacattcAAGTTCACCTTCGCAGTCATAGAGAGAAGCTGTACAGATGTAAACTCTGTGTCACAGCATCAAAGAAATCAAAGTCATTTCAGTCAAA